In one Patescibacteria group bacterium genomic region, the following are encoded:
- a CDS encoding DUF397 domain-containing protein → MGKKFMFLVSDSTFKKSSYSRIITFCVSVALTPEGVAVRDTKDHSKRTLFFTRGEWEAFVKGVKGGEFDV, encoded by the coding sequence ATGGGAAAGAAATTTATGTTTCTAGTGAGTGATTCGACTTTCAAGAAATCGAGCTACAGCAGGATTATAACCTTCTGTGTCTCTGTCGCTTTAACGCCTGAGGGTGTAGCCGTGAGAGACACCAAAGACCACAGCAAACGCACCCTCTTTTTCACTCGCGGTGAGTGGGAGGCCTTCGTAAAAGGTGTCAAAGGCGGCGAGTTCGATGTATAA